The uncultured Ilyobacter sp. nucleotide sequence TCATGGAAAAAAGAGCAGAAGAGATAGTTTTACATATAATGGCATTAAAAGATGTCCATTCTGTAAGGCGTAGGGTAAAAAAAGCAGAGCACCTTATTGAGAAAATCATACGAAAAGGAAGAAAATACACTGACAGAGGTATCAATGTCAAAACCTACAAAAAAATTGTAACTGACCTTATAGGGGTTAGAGTTTTACATCTATTTAAAGATGACTGGAAAAGCATACATGAAGAGATAATCGATTTATGGGAAACAAAAGAAACCCCTCAAATCAATATAAGGAGGGGAGACTACAACCTTGATAAGCTCCGTGAAGGAATAAAAAACTACAACTGTGATATAATCGTGAGAGAACATGGCTATAGATCTGTACACTACCTCATAGGAGCCTCTCTGAGCGCCCAAAAGGAAGTCCTCGTAGAAATTCAGGTTAGAACTGTTTTCGAAGAAGCCTGGAGCGAAATAGACCATATAATAAGATATCCCTATGATAT carries:
- a CDS encoding GTP pyrophosphokinase, translating into MSSLEILNKESFFKEFSIDEEYFKSTGLEWSELEKIYQDYTSLVPLMEKRAEEIVLHIMALKDVHSVRRRVKKAEHLIEKIIRKGRKYTDRGINVKTYKKIVTDLIGVRVLHLFKDDWKSIHEEIIDLWETKETPQINIRRGDYNLDKLREGIKNYNCDIIVREHGYRSVHYLIGASLSAQKEVLVEIQVRTVFEEAWSEIDHIIRYPYDIDNPILSEYLGIFNRIVGSADEMGMFIKKLKKEVGKQNLNPRELDNKFK